The sequence TTTCGAGGGAAACCGGTCGCCGTGACGCTTCGAGGATACGCTCAATCCGTTCGACCGGCTGACCAAGCGCCATCGCAATCTCTTCTGCGGTGGGTTGGCGTTCGAGCGATTGAGCAAGACGCTCAGCGATCCGCTTCACCTGACCAACCGACTCGCTCATATGCACCGGTAGCCGGATTGTGCGCCCTTGCTCGGCCAGTGCTCGCGTTACCGCTTGGCGTATCCACCACGTGGCATACGTGCTGAAGCGGTTACCTTTGTGGTAATCAAACTTCTCAACTGCCCGCATCAACCCAATATTCCCTTCCTGGATTAGATCGAGCAGGGCCAGACCGCGACCAACGTACTTCTTGGCAATACTGACTACCAGACGCAGATTTGCCTGAATTAAATGGCGGCGAGCCTCTTGACCACGCTGAACGGCCTGAAGTAATTCGTAGCGTTCTTGTGGGGTCAGATCAACGGCACTGTTCAGACGTGCTTCTGCCTCATTCCCACGCTCGATCTGTTCGGCTAACTCAACCTCTTCAGCAGCGGTTAGTAACGCAACACGCCCGATCTCTTGCAAATAGTGTTGCACGGCATCGAGTGTCGGTTCTGCCCTATCAATATCACTTAGATCGGGAGAAAACAGTGTTTCTTCGTGCCCAAAACATTCATCGTGCTCGTGGGTATAGAGCGATATCTCTTCTTTTTCCCAGCTTGATGGTCGACGCTTGAGCATTGGTGGGCACTCCTGCCTAACTATGCAACCAAGGGACAAAACAGCAAATTTCTCCGCCATTGCGGAGACGCCACCAGAGGCACCCAGCACGTAACGAAACGGGGTAACGTGTGAGGTGTGAACCGTCGAGGATGTGACGGTTTACGCTGTTACATCTAATAACAGCATTCGTTAGTATACGAGCAATAACACAATTTGTCAAGTGCTTTGCACACCATTTGTTCACCTGAAGGTTAGCCTAATTCGCCGATCCGAAGCGCTACTTCAGCAGCCACGCGAGTGTTGTTGCGCAACAAGGCGATGTTGGTTTCAATACTCTCACCAACTGTCTCTTCCGCCATTGCTGCGAGCAGGAAAGGAGTTACTGCCGGCCCGCGCACACCCGCCGCTTCAGCTCGCGCCAGTGCCCGACCAATTGCCGCTTCAATCACGTCACGGTCAAGCGCATACTGGGCCGGTGGTGGCACACAGAGTACCATACCACCTGGGGCAGCAAAGGCACTGTAGCGGCGTTGGATACGCCACATCCGTGCGGCGGTCAACGCATTATTGGCCACTGCGGCTACCGGCAGGCCACTCTGGGGGGTATAGAAAGCGGGGAACTCAGAAGTTTGGTAGCCAACGACCGGTACCCCATGGGTTTCTAGGTATTCGAGGGTAGCCGGGAGATCGAGGATAGCCTTGGCACCGGCACAGACGACCAACACCGGCGTGCGACTCAGTTCGGTCAGATCAGCGCTGACATCCCAACTATGAATCGCGCCACGATGAACGCCACCGATCCCGCCCGTCGCAAAGACTTCAATACCGGCAGCCGCAGCCAGCGCCATAGTCGCAGCAACCGTCGTTGCGCCGTCAGCGTGATCTACAATGGCTGCTCCGATGTCGCGCCGACTCAGCTTACGCACTCGTTCACCACCTGCGGCCAGTCGCTCCAGTTCATTCCCATTCAACCCGATTACCGGCACACCCTCAATGAGACCAATCGTTGCCGGCACGGCACCCGCTGCCCGAACTTCAGCTTCCAACCCCTCGGCAACGGCCAGATTGTGTGGGTAGGGTAAGCCGTGACTGATGAGGGTACTTTCAAGTGCAACAACAGCACGGCCCTCTTCGAGAGCAGTAGAGACTTCTTCGGCAATGCGCAACATACACAGTTCTCCTCTTATACCTTCTGCAGGCATAAACGCTCAATGACGCGACGTTTTACACATCTGGAACAAGTACCCCATCGCGATTGATCTGAAACGCTGTGATCCCGTGTTGTCTGGCTTGCAGCAGATCGGTTGGGCCTGGATCGGCCAGCGCAACGGAAACCTTGATCCCGCTGCGCCGAATTGCCAGCAGGACCGGTAGGATACGCACACTGAGCGAACTCGTAATCAGCACCAGTGTCCCACCGCGATTCAGGGCCAGATGACCCAAGAGCACATTATCAATCGGCTCACCATCGGTTGCCGGCTCGATCCGGCCCAGCCTGAGCAGGATTTCGCGTAGATGATCGACACCAGCGGCTGGCGCCAGAGTTGCCACAGGCTGACGCAGCAACGGATCATAACCGTTGCTCTGAAAACCAACGGGCTGACGCCGATAGATCAAGGCTGCGGCCAGTGAAGCAGCCGCAACGACTGCACGCTCACGGTTGTCATATGAAAATCGACCGGGGTATTCGCTTTCCGCGAATGCCAGCACGATCAGCGTTTCACGGGCGATGACCGGCGCTAGTTCACGAATCTGAAGATCACCCACGCGGGCACTGGTCTTCCAATCGATGCGCCGCGGCGGATCACCTATCTGGTATTGACGTACCCCCATTTTCTGCGCCGGATCGTCGAATAAGCTCAAGTGGTAACGCTCCTGACTGTAGGGCAACGCGGCTGGTAAATAGAATGTCTGGAACGGCAGCACTGTTGGCACGATAGTCAGTGGCGTTTGTTGCGGTTCACCAAGCTGCACTTCATTGATCGCGAACACCGAACCGACCCACATCTTGAGCGGTCCGAGCCAGTACAGACCACGCTGCCGCCCCTGGATTGAGTAGCGGAGTGTGTAATGTTGGCCCGGACGTAAGCTCACGACCCATTGCCGACGCGGTATCTCACTCAGGCTGGCAGGAATGTCTTCACGCACAACCAGGTACGGCAGTGGCAACCATCCGCGGTAGATAATCTGTAGCACGACATCTGCCTTTTCAGCGGGCGATAATGCTGAGGGAACGGATCGTTGCCATGAAATCTGGTTATAAACAAGCCGTGGCCAGACCCAGGCTGCCATCTGTAAACCGACCAAAGCAGATACTACTATCCCGATGACCAGACTCGGATCGAGTATCATCCAGACGATGGCAATAATGGTTATCGAGCGGAGCAACGTCATAGCCGACCTACATGCGGAAGACACCAAAGCGGGTCGGCGGTATCGGAGCCTCGGCTGCCGCTGCCAGACCGAGCGCCAATACCCGCCTAGTCTCAATCGGATCGATCACCCCATCATCCCACAAACGGGCACTGGCGTAGTACGGATGTCCCTCTTGTTCATACTTAGCCAGAATCGGTGCCATAAAGCGCTCTTGCTCTTCGGGGGTCATATCCTGACCACGGGCACGCAGATTATCACGCCGGATAGTTAGCAGCACGTTTGCCGCCTGCATTCCCCCCATCACACTGATACGAGCATTAGGCCACATCCAGAGCTGACGCGGTTGGTAGGCTCGCCCACACATGCCGTAATTCCCGGCCCCAAAACTACCGCCGACAATGACGGTGAATTTTGGCACGTTTGCGCAACTCACTGCGGTCACAAGTTTGGCCCCATCTTTGGCGATTCCACCATTTTCATACTGCTTACCAACCATGAAACCGGTGATGTTCTGCAGAAAAACTAACGGAATATTGCGGGTACAACACAATTCGATGAAATGTGCACCCTTGAGTGCACTTTCACTGAATAGAATACCATTATTGGCCAGAATCCCGACCGGAAAACCCTCAATGTGGGCAAAACCACACACGAGCGTTGTACCATAACGCGCTTTGAACTCATGGAAACGACTGCCGTCTACAATGCGCGCAATCAATTCACGAACATCGTAGCTCTGACGGAAATCACGGGGCAGAATACCATAAATCTCACGTGGATCGTAGCGCGGCGGTTCAGGATCACGGAGTTCCCATTGCGCACGCTGGCGAGGACCTAGATGAGCCACAATATCACGCACAATTGCCAACGCTTCGCGGTCGTCATTGGCGAAGTAGTCGGCCACACCGGAGACACGAGTGTGGACATCAGCGCCACCCAACTCTTCAGCGGTAACCTCTTCACCGGTAGCTGCTTTGACCAACGGTGGCCCACCTAAAAAGATAGTACCATTCCCTTTCACAATCACCACTTCATCGCTCATCGCCGGTACGTAGGCACCACCAGCGGTACAACTGCCCATAACGCAGGCAATTTGGGGAATACCCTCGGCTGACATCTGGGCTTGGTTGTAGAAAATACGTCCGAAGTGGTCACGGTCGGGAAAGACTTCACTTTGCAGCGGTAAATAGGCTCCGCCGCTGTCAACCAAATAAATGCACGGTAACCGATTTTCACGGGCAATTTCCTGAGCGCGCAAATGTTTCTTGACGGTAAGAGGAAAATAGGTACCGCCCTTGACAGTCGCATCATTAGCGATGATCATCACCGGCCGGCCGGCCACCAGACCGATACCACAAACAATACCAGCCGCCGGAACTTCTTCATCGTAAACCTTATACGCGGCCAGCGCACCAATTTCAAGAAACGCACTATCAGGATCAATCAGGGTATCAATGCGATCACGCACGAACAGCTTGCCACGTTCTTCATGACGTCGACGCTGCTCGGCGCCGCCACCCTGACGAATTTCGGCTAACAATGTGCGCAAGTCGGCAGCTAACGCCTGATGATAAGCAAAATTGGCCTGGAAGTCAGGACTGTTGGTCTGAATGTGCGAATGAATGATCGACATAGCCGTCTCTCCGACAATTACAGCAGATTCTTCAGCTCCTCGGCAAGCTTGCGCGTCATACCAGGTACGGCGGCAATTTCATCGATGCTGGCCCGCCGAATACCTTCTAACGAACCGAACGCCTTGAGTAATGCTCGCTTCCGTTTCGGCCCAATCCCCGGAATATCTTCGAGTGGTGAACGAAGCGCAGCTTTACTACGCAATTTGCGATGATACGTGATAGCAAAGCGATGCGCTTCTTCATCGATCCGCTGGATCAGCGCCAGGGCTTTGCTATCGCGGGCCAGCACGATCGGTTCACAGCCTATGCGTACCAGATCAAACCGGTTACGATCAGGCCCCTTAGCAACGCCAACTACCGGGATTTGGTCAAAACCAAGTTCACGCAGGGCAGCAACAACTGCCGCAACCTGACCTTGCCCACCATCAACCAGTAAGAGATCGGGCAACTCAGCCCAATGTTCCAGCGTCTGTTGATCGGTACCGGATGAATCACCGGCCTTGGGTTCTTCTTCGGCAGCAGGTTCGGAAACGGGCTGAGGCTCACCCAACGCCTCGGCTGCCCGGCGGAAACGCCGACTGATTACTTCGCGCAGTGAAGCCACATCGTTTGCCCCACTCACCGTCTTGATCTTAAAACGGCGGTAATAAGCAGGACGCGGTTCACCGTGCTCGAACACTACCATACTGGCCACTGAATGCTGTCCCTGGGTATTTGAGACATCGTAGCACTCGATCCGGCGGGGTAGAGTGGGCAATTCGAGCAGGTCACGCAGCTCACTTAGAGCAGCAACGGCTCGCTGTTCAGAATTGAGCCACTGCTCGCGAATTTCGCGCAACTTCTGGCGGGCATTGTTCGCCGCCATTTCCACCAACTGCCGCTTCTCGCCGCGTCGTGGAACGGTAATCTCTACGCGATGGCCACTCTTTTGTTGCAACCACGAAGCGATAATCAACGGTTCTTCGATATGCTCGGCGAGCAGCAGACTGGGGGGAACGGTGGGGGCGTTCTGGTAGAATTGGGTAATGAACGAAGCGAGCAATGCCTCATCGCTTTCGCCTTCCGTGCCTTGCAGCGTAAATGGCTCGGCGTTAATCAGCTTTCCGCCGCGAATGAAGAGCACCTGCACCACGGCACTCCCATCTTCGCGGGCGAAGGCAATCACGTCCTGATCGGTATCAACAGTACGTAACACCTGTTGCCGTTCCGAAATCTTCTCGATTGCCTGAATCCGATCACGCAAATAGGCTGCTCGCTCGAACTCCAATTGTTCGGCGGCCTGCTCCATCTGCGCACGTAATTCACGCACGATTTGATCACTCTTGCCTTCGAGGAAGTGGCACACTGCTTCAATTGCCTGCCGATAGGCTTCTTTCGTCACCAAACCAGGCACACACGGCCCCAAACAACGACGCATCTGATAGTAGAGGCAGGGCTTCCCTTGCTTGCGATGGCGGTTGAATTTATCGTCTTTGCATTCGTAGGGTGGCCGGAACGCGAACAGTCGATTCAGAATATCGAGTGCCTGGTAGACTGAACCGGCGCTGGCGTAGGGGCCAAAATAACGGGCGCCATCGTTCAGTACCTGACGGGTGGCAAACACTCGCGGCCACTCTTCGTTGACGGTGACCTTAATGTACGGATATGTCTTATCATCTTTGAGCAGAATGTTATACGGCGGCCGATGCTGTTTAATTAGGTTCATTTCTAGCAACAGCGCCTCTAACTCGCTCTGGGTGATAATAATTTCAAAATCAGCAATATGACTGACTAACCGTCGGGTCTTACCATTGAGACTACGCGGTGAGCCAAAATATGAGCGCATACGGTCGCGCAGCCGTTTGCTCTTACCAACATACAGCAAACGGCCCTGTGCGTCTTTCCAGAGGTAGACGCCCGGTTGATCGGGAACTAAGCGGAGCCGCTCAAGAAAGGCGGCATGATCGCGTACAGCAGTATGACTGAGATCCATAATCCGTAGTATAACATTCTTGTTCGCCTGTTCAGCTATTATTCATCTTAATGGTATATTGTCAATAGTGAGGGGGAAGTGAGCACGCAGGATGGGCTGCAATCTATTGATGAAAGCCTGTCCTGCGTACTTTGTGTAGAAGTATGAGACTGGCTTACTTTCACCTCGATATCCTGTTCGCTTACCATCAGGTAGGCAGAACATAGAATCACAGCAATTAATTATCACGCACAGGTATCGACTATGGCAACCACACTCTCATCGACAAAAACTAAATCGAAACAGCAACCATGCCTACGCTATTCACCACGCTGGATCGGGGCCGGCCTAGCAGGAAGTATGATGGCCGGTATAGCCAGCTTTTATGGTGGTTTACCCATTGCGATCACCCTGGCCGGAGCAGGTATAGTCGGTGCTGGCTATGCACTGGCAATTGAGCCGCGTCGCGTGCAGCTAAACCTTCATGAACTGAGCTTTCTCAATCTTCCTGTTGGGCTTGATGGCTTAACTATTGGTCAGTTGAGCGATCTGCACCTGGGTCATCACTACAGCTTTACCAATGCCTACCGGGCAATTGATCAATTGCTGTCAGCTCAACCAGAGATCATCGTATTAACCGGTGACCTGGTGCAGAATCGATCAGCCATTCGTCACCTACCTGACGTGTTGCAGCGCTTGCAAGCTCCGCTCGGTATCTATGCCGTACCCGGCAATCACGACTATTGGGAGGGGATGTCGTATATCGCGACAATCCTGCGTGACCACGGCATCAGGTTGTTGCTTAATCGACACTGGCTCGTCGAACGTCACGGTGCTCGTCTGCTATTGGCCGGGGTTGATGATCATTGGGATGGCAGCCCTGATTTGAAGCTAGCGCTCGGTGGCGCCCCAGAACACGATTTTCGCCTGCTGCTCGCCCATTGCCCGGATATTGCCGACGAAGCGGCAGCAGCCGGTTTCGATTTACAACTCTCAGGCCATACTCATGGCGGTCATGTGCGCTTCCCCGGACTGGGGCCACTCTGTCTTCCCCGTCACGGCTGGCGCTACGATATGGGGCATTTCCAGGTTGGCCGCATGCAGTTGTTCGTGAGTCGCGGTGTTGGCGGTTTACCGCTACGTTTCGGCTGTCCACCCGAAGTCAGCCTGTTCCGGTTACGTCGTGTCGGCGGTTAAACCGACGATGGATAAAGCGCCACATTGCCCACACCCGCCGGTCGAGCCGTAAGAGCCACAAGCCGATGATGAGCAGTGGAATAGCAGGCCAGAGATCGATTAACGCTGTACCGTGACGAAAAGCGGGTAGATTTGCGATCAGCCAGATACATAGCGCGCCAAGGTATCCGAAGAGGCCAGCCTTGATTCCAATCAACAGGGCCAGCGTGAGGAGCGCCAACGGCAAACCGGCCGGGTGTCTGGGAATGTAACCGAACAACAGTGGCACCACTAGGAGAGCAACGCCAAGGGAAGCTAGAGCAATCGCCAGATTGCGCCGCAGCCCGGTAGGTTGCTCGAACAGTAATTCATCACGATATGGTTGTGGCAATGGCGGCGTAAGGTCATTCAGGTTTCCCGGTGGCGCAAAATCGTAACATTGCGCCTGCCATGCCAAGACTAACCCCTCTTGCGCTGCCTGATCGGCCAACGCTGCCAGTTCGGGCAAAGCGGTGAGAGGCGGTGGCAATGAAGGGAGATCGGCTGGTGCAGTTGGCAAGTGAACTGCCAGATCAGGGCTGATCGCTACTCGCTGCCGAACATAGAGTGCACAGAGCAACCCGTAAACCTGTCGCGCCCGATAGGGATCGATAAGCATCGCGTCCCGAAATGTTAGTGAGCCGAGGGCCCGCTGAATCCAGGCTGTCAAGAGTTCGTCGAGCAGGGCGCGCCCCTCTGGATCAAGCATGGTGTCGAAATCACCGGCACGTAGACGGGCACGTATCGCTTCAGGCGATTGTGTGCGGATTAATTCGATCACGCGGGCTCGATCATAGCTCACAATAGCTGGTTGAATCATAGGTATACCGGATGATAATTGAAATAACTAGCACTCATGATATTCACGCTTTTGCGCGATTGTGTCAACTCATAAACGTTCAGCACAGGGGTTTGCGGAATTCTTGCCGCCCCGTAGCGGAGACAAGGGAGATCGAAAAGAGAAGTGAGTTTCTAAAACCCGTTCACAGCGATTGAGCAGGCGTGCAGCGCCACGTTCCAAGGGTGGCTGCGCGGCCCCTGTTATCTCACCGATTTATACTCATCACCGTATTGGTAGAGGCAAGTCCCAACCTCATCCCCTCTACAAGCGGGAGCCCTGGAGGTGATGCTTGCGGGGAACCTGATGGCAATAGGGTGCTGATGTGCCAACCGACGGGTTCTTACCGCCCAGCGTCAGATGCAGACCAACGGCTTGCGCTCTCAGGGAAACAGCGCGAGTCGGGGATCAACGGCAGCCGGTGCGTGACATTCGTCGGTGTTGCTTCGTTTTTGAACTTGATTACCGAATATAAACCGACAATGCTGAAAACCCTGAGAGGCCTGACATCCAGCATGCG comes from Chloroflexus sp. Y-396-1 and encodes:
- a CDS encoding pseudouridine-5'-phosphate glycosidase, coding for MLRIAEEVSTALEEGRAVVALESTLISHGLPYPHNLAVAEGLEAEVRAAGAVPATIGLIEGVPVIGLNGNELERLAAGGERVRKLSRRDIGAAIVDHADGATTVAATMALAAAAGIEVFATGGIGGVHRGAIHSWDVSADLTELSRTPVLVVCAGAKAILDLPATLEYLETHGVPVVGYQTSEFPAFYTPQSGLPVAAVANNALTAARMWRIQRRYSAFAAPGGMVLCVPPPAQYALDRDVIEAAIGRALARAEAAGVRGPAVTPFLLAAMAEETVGESIETNIALLRNNTRVAAEVALRIGELG
- a CDS encoding metallophosphoesterase — its product is MATTLSSTKTKSKQQPCLRYSPRWIGAGLAGSMMAGIASFYGGLPIAITLAGAGIVGAGYALAIEPRRVQLNLHELSFLNLPVGLDGLTIGQLSDLHLGHHYSFTNAYRAIDQLLSAQPEIIVLTGDLVQNRSAIRHLPDVLQRLQAPLGIYAVPGNHDYWEGMSYIATILRDHGIRLLLNRHWLVERHGARLLLAGVDDHWDGSPDLKLALGGAPEHDFRLLLAHCPDIADEAAAAGFDLQLSGHTHGGHVRFPGLGPLCLPRHGWRYDMGHFQVGRMQLFVSRGVGGLPLRFGCPPEVSLFRLRRVGG
- a CDS encoding DUF58 domain-containing protein is translated as MTLLRSITIIAIVWMILDPSLVIGIVVSALVGLQMAAWVWPRLVYNQISWQRSVPSALSPAEKADVVLQIIYRGWLPLPYLVVREDIPASLSEIPRRQWVVSLRPGQHYTLRYSIQGRQRGLYWLGPLKMWVGSVFAINEVQLGEPQQTPLTIVPTVLPFQTFYLPAALPYSQERYHLSLFDDPAQKMGVRQYQIGDPPRRIDWKTSARVGDLQIRELAPVIARETLIVLAFAESEYPGRFSYDNRERAVVAAASLAAALIYRRQPVGFQSNGYDPLLRQPVATLAPAAGVDHLREILLRLGRIEPATDGEPIDNVLLGHLALNRGGTLVLITSSLSVRILPVLLAIRRSGIKVSVALADPGPTDLLQARQHGITAFQINRDGVLVPDV
- the uvrC gene encoding excinuclease ABC subunit UvrC, whose amino-acid sequence is MDLSHTAVRDHAAFLERLRLVPDQPGVYLWKDAQGRLLYVGKSKRLRDRMRSYFGSPRSLNGKTRRLVSHIADFEIIITQSELEALLLEMNLIKQHRPPYNILLKDDKTYPYIKVTVNEEWPRVFATRQVLNDGARYFGPYASAGSVYQALDILNRLFAFRPPYECKDDKFNRHRKQGKPCLYYQMRRCLGPCVPGLVTKEAYRQAIEAVCHFLEGKSDQIVRELRAQMEQAAEQLEFERAAYLRDRIQAIEKISERQQVLRTVDTDQDVIAFAREDGSAVVQVLFIRGGKLINAEPFTLQGTEGESDEALLASFITQFYQNAPTVPPSLLLAEHIEEPLIIASWLQQKSGHRVEITVPRRGEKRQLVEMAANNARQKLREIREQWLNSEQRAVAALSELRDLLELPTLPRRIECYDVSNTQGQHSVASMVVFEHGEPRPAYYRRFKIKTVSGANDVASLREVISRRFRRAAEALGEPQPVSEPAAEEEPKAGDSSGTDQQTLEHWAELPDLLLVDGGQGQVAAVVAALRELGFDQIPVVGVAKGPDRNRFDLVRIGCEPIVLARDSKALALIQRIDEEAHRFAITYHRKLRSKAALRSPLEDIPGIGPKRKRALLKAFGSLEGIRRASIDEIAAVPGMTRKLAEELKNLL
- a CDS encoding carboxyl transferase domain-containing protein, with amino-acid sequence MSIIHSHIQTNSPDFQANFAYHQALAADLRTLLAEIRQGGGAEQRRRHEERGKLFVRDRIDTLIDPDSAFLEIGALAAYKVYDEEVPAAGIVCGIGLVAGRPVMIIANDATVKGGTYFPLTVKKHLRAQEIARENRLPCIYLVDSGGAYLPLQSEVFPDRDHFGRIFYNQAQMSAEGIPQIACVMGSCTAGGAYVPAMSDEVVIVKGNGTIFLGGPPLVKAATGEEVTAEELGGADVHTRVSGVADYFANDDREALAIVRDIVAHLGPRQRAQWELRDPEPPRYDPREIYGILPRDFRQSYDVRELIARIVDGSRFHEFKARYGTTLVCGFAHIEGFPVGILANNGILFSESALKGAHFIELCCTRNIPLVFLQNITGFMVGKQYENGGIAKDGAKLVTAVSCANVPKFTVIVGGSFGAGNYGMCGRAYQPRQLWMWPNARISVMGGMQAANVLLTIRRDNLRARGQDMTPEEQERFMAPILAKYEQEGHPYYASARLWDDGVIDPIETRRVLALGLAAAAEAPIPPTRFGVFRM
- a CDS encoding RNA polymerase sigma factor RpoD/SigA, translating into MLKRRPSSWEKEEISLYTHEHDECFGHEETLFSPDLSDIDRAEPTLDAVQHYLQEIGRVALLTAAEEVELAEQIERGNEAEARLNSAVDLTPQERYELLQAVQRGQEARRHLIQANLRLVVSIAKKYVGRGLALLDLIQEGNIGLMRAVEKFDYHKGNRFSTYATWWIRQAVTRALAEQGRTIRLPVHMSESVGQVKRIAERLAQSLERQPTAEEIAMALGQPVERIERILEASRRPVSLETPVGDDGEHTLGDFLTDEELPTPGEIAAQKLLRRDLWAALDQLNDRERRIIDLRYGLLDGRRRTLEEVGRALGMTRERARQIEAEALRRLRSPEVGQHLRDYLE